One segment of Brassica napus cultivar Da-Ae chromosome C3, Da-Ae, whole genome shotgun sequence DNA contains the following:
- the LOC111209519 gene encoding uncharacterized protein LOC111209519 produces the protein MGPYVIKERIGTVVYRLALPSELYDFHDVFHVSVVRKVVRELELILPHPPADAQRNLSLVSKPVKIVDEKEVDNRGWKEKMVLVRWERDGIHEDERKDGARRTRAPSHHLLDSVSCKQLRSEPQGKTVLSSSMSLGMTDPKPSSLL, from the coding sequence ATGGGCCCGTACGTGATAAAGGAAAGGATTGGCACAGTCGTGTACCGGCTGGCACTACCGTCGGAATTGTATGATTTCCAtgatgtgttccacgtctcagTGGTACGGAAGGTTGTACGAGAACTCGAGCTAATCCTGCCGCATCCACCTGCAGATGCGCAACGTAACCTGTCGTTGGTTAGCAAACCAGTGAAGATTGTGGATGAAAAGGAAGTTGATAACCGTGGATGGAAAGAAAAGATGGTGCTCGTGCGCTGGGAGAGGGATGGAATCCATGAGGATGAAAGAAAAGATGGTGCTCGCCGCACCCGAGCCCCTAGCCATCACCTCCTTGATTCGGTTTCGTGCAAGCAACTGAGATCTGAACCACAAGGTAAGACTGTGCTCTCTAGCTCTATGTCATTGGGAATGACGGATCCTAAACCCTCCTCTCTCTTGTGA
- the LOC106453503 gene encoding uncharacterized protein LOC106453503: MSWDCPLHQGGNAGGAQPQQQRGQAARPRAYAVEGREGAEPIAGSIAVGGVTTFTLFDIGAAHSFVSPRLTREWNFKGNFNTMVTGVETAGKEKMATRGRYEEVPMILAGVNLLGDLLELELGRYEVILRMDWLAQHRAVVECAKACVRFPLDGRQIVYRGMRTRTGISVVSMVHAEEAIRKGGEAFLATIEMVGETEAPKLRSIPVAAEYSDVFEPLRGPHLTEIMPLRLS, translated from the exons ATGTCGTGGGATTGTCCATTACATCAAGGAGGGAATGCGGGAGGGGCGCAACCCCAACAGCAGAGAGGACAAGCTGCAAGGCCACGAGCGTACGCAGTCGAAGGTCGCGAAGGAGCCGAACCAATCGCGG GGTCTATCGCGGTCGGAGGAGTGACAACATTCACTCTCTTCGACATTGGGGCAGCTCACAGTTTTGTAAGCCCTAGACTTACACGTGAGTGGAACTTTaagggaaacttcaacaccatgGTGACGGGAGTCGAGACTGCAGGAAAAGAGAAAATGGCCACGAGGGGAAGGTATGAAGAGGTGCCAATGATCCTCGCAGGAGTGAACCTACTCGGGGACTTACTGGAGTTAGAACTAGGGCGTTACGAAGTGATATTGAGAATGGATTGGCTAGCACAACACAGGGCTGTAGTCGAATGTGCCAAGGCATGCGTTAGATTTCCGCTAGATGGGAGGCAAATCGTGTACAGAGGAATGAGAACTAGGACCGGGATATCCGTGGTATCAATGGTTCATGCCGAAGAAGCAATCCGGAAAGGAGGAGAAGCCTTCCTAGCCACTATAGAAATGGTGGGGGAGACCGAAGCACCAAAACTGAGAAGTATTCCTGTAGCGGCGGAGTATTCAGATGTGTTTGAACCACTACGCGGACCCCACCTCACCGAAATAATGCCTTTACGATTGAGCTAG